From a single Lolium rigidum isolate FL_2022 chromosome 7, APGP_CSIRO_Lrig_0.1, whole genome shotgun sequence genomic region:
- the LOC124670352 gene encoding uncharacterized protein LOC124670352, with protein MGRKSSFFCAIFSFSRKSRRFQVDDEGDWEWPPAPALRKVRSSDEDSGWWVGERDVDQKAADFIASFHQRSLVA; from the coding sequence ATGGGAAGAAAATCGTCGTTCTTCTGCGCCATATTCAGCTTCTCACGGAAGTCTAGGCGGTTCCAGGTCGACGACGAGGGCGACTGGGagtggccgccggcgccggcgctgcgCAAGGTCAGGTCCAGCGACGAGGACTCCGGGTGGTGGGTCGGCGAGCGCGACGTCGACCAGAAGGCCGCCGACTTCATCGCTAGCTTCCATCAGAGGAGCCTCGTCGCCTGA